One genomic segment of Bos javanicus breed banteng chromosome 23, ARS-OSU_banteng_1.0, whole genome shotgun sequence includes these proteins:
- the FOXQ1 gene encoding forkhead box protein Q1, with amino-acid sequence MKLEVFGPRAGLGDKPGSDLEGAGGSDAPSPLSAAGDDSLGSDGDCAANSPAAGSGERSAGGGPGAEEAGAAGAAGATAGPRAGGAGSGGAGGGEGARGKPYTRRPKPPYSYIALIAMAIRDSAGGRLTLAEINEYLMGKFPFFRGSYTGWRNSVRHNLSLNDCFVKVLRDPSRPWGKDNYWMLNPNSEYTFADGVFRRRRKRLSHRAAAPGPALRPPDGAPPPPAPAAPAPASPRARSPARPEGRASPAGRFSGPFAIDSILSKPFRSRRAGDAGPGARPPWGAAPCPPPPAYPALLQAAPAGALLPLCAFGAAEPPGLLARGAEAPPLLLAPLAAPAPAKPLRGPAAGAHLYCPVRLPDALLAASARAPGPHLPNRPETLLA; translated from the coding sequence ATGAAGCTGGAGGTGTTCGGGCCCCGCGCGGGTCTAGGGGACAAGCCGGGGAGTGACCTGGAGGGTGCGGGCGGCAGCGACGCGCCATCTCCGCTATCGGCCGCGGGCGACGACTCCCTGGGCTCGGACGGGGACTGCGCAGCCAACAGCCCGGCGGCAGGCAGCGGCGAGCGGAGCGCGGGCGGCGGGCCGGGCGCCGAGGAGGCGGGCGCGGCGGGCGCGGCGGGGGCGACGGCGGGGCCCAGAGCCGGGGGCGCAGGTTCTGGGGGTGCGGGCGGCGGCGAGGGCGCGCGCGGCAAGCCGTACACCCGGAGGCCCAAGCCCCCGTATTCGTACATCGCGCTCATCGCGATGGCCATCCGCGACTCGGCGGGCGGGCGCCTGACGCTGGCCGAGATCAACGAGTACCTCATGGGCAAGTTCCCGTTCTTCCGCGGCAGCTACACCGGCTGGCGCAACTCCGTGCGCCACAACCTCTCGCTCAACGACTGCTTCGTCAAGGTGCTTCGCGACCCCTCTCGACCCTGGGGCAAGGACAACTACTGGATGCTGAACCCTAACAGCGAGTACACCTTCGCCGACGGGGTCTTCCGCCGCCGCCGCAAGCGCCTCAGCCACCGGGCCGCGGCCCCCGGCCCCGCGCTCCGGCCCCCGGACGGCGCGCccccgccgcccgcgcccgccgCCCCGGCCCCGGCTTCGCCCCGCGCGCGCTCGCCCGCCCGCCCGGAGGGGCGCGCCAgcccggcaggcagattctccggCCCCTTCGCCATCGACAGTATCCTCAGCAAGCCCTTCCGCAGCCGCCGCGCCGGGGACGCGGGCCCCGGGGCCCGCCCTCCGTGGGGCGCGGCTCCTTGCCCGCCGCCGCCCGCCTACCCGGCGCTGCTCCAGGCTGCGCCCGCTGGGGCCCTGCTGCCGCTCTGCGCGTTTGGAGCGGCCGAGCCTCCGGGGCTGCTAGCTCGCGGGGCCGAGGCGCCGCCCCTCCTCCTAGCGCCCCTGGCCGCCCCGGCCCCGGCCAAGCCGCTCCGAGGCCCGGCAGCCGGTGCGCACCTGTACTGCCCCGTGCGGCTGCCCGACGCCCTGCTCGCCGCCTCGGCCCGCGCACCCGGCCCGCACCTGCCTAATCGGCCTGAGACGCTCCTGGCATGA
- the LOC133236811 gene encoding uncharacterized protein LOC133236811, which produces MPRRPQPPSRPWPPEQHLHACSRGPVSSPPSARPNITPRHPARAGPGRRRGMGSEVAQVAAAPERARARRRPRGGAAAGCLFWVRPAPPSSSRQWEACARLRSSRVRACVCASARGPRAGAREGPLRPGAHGSHTRARPGHLSGRLARLGPAGSLSHTWCAGALRGKTALLPHADPRRPGRGQAAEHAQDTAVTSHRGRATCPSRDLVLGTVSLFFPSLMNKSLDSGLAAPEMTLTRSHTGLSLSSVASSLTCAGAPAGSARLSPPGRPGGPPAPGRSLWFPWHRRLAVGKGGPLTSAGRPAAWMIPEGALLTLCPTKLRLRPFPAFVANKRRSCE; this is translated from the coding sequence ATGCCGCGGCGCCCGCAACCGCCTTCCCGCCCCTGGCCTCCGGAGCAGCATCTCCACGCCTGCAGCCGCGGCCCCGTCTCGTCTCCACCTTCGGCCCGGCCCAATATAACCCCGCGGCACCCCGCGAGGGCGGGGCCTGGGCGCCGACGAGGGATGGGGAGCGAGGTGGCCCAGGTGGCCGCGGCTCCGGAGCGGGCGCGCGCTAGGCGGAGGCCACGCGGCGGCGCGGCCGCAGGTTGTTTGTTTTGGGTCCGCCCGGCCCCGCCTTCCTCCTCCCGCCAATGGGAGGCGTGCGCGCGGCTGAGGTCCTCGCgtgtgcgcgcgtgcgtgtgCGCCTCGGCTCGGGGGCCGCGCGCGGGCGCTCGGGAGGGGCCCCTGCGCCCCGGAGCTCACGGAAGCCATACGAGAGCGCGGCCGGGGCACCTGTCGGGACGCCTGGCGCGGCTGGGGCCCGCGGGCTCCCTAAGCCACACTTGGTGTGCGGGTGCTCTGCGAGGGAAAACGGCGCTGCTCCCCCACGCAGACCCCCGTCGTCCCGGCCGAGGGCAAGCAGCGGAGCACGCGCAGGACACTGCGGTGACCTCCCACCGGGGCCGCGCGACGTGTCCTTCTCGGGACCTCGTTTTGGGGAcagtctctctcttctttccttctctaatgAATAAAAGTCTGGACTCAGGATTGGCTGCACCTGAGATGACCTTGACTCGTTCTCATACTGGCCTTTCTTTGTCTTCCGTGGCCTCTTCCCTCACCTGCGCAGGGGCTCCTGCCGGCTCTGCACGGCTCTCGCCCCCCGGGCGGCCCGGCGGCCCTCCTGCTCCAGGACGTTCGCTGTGGTTTCCGTGGCACCGGCGTCTGGCGGTCGGGAAAGGGGGCCCTCTCACCTCGGCGGGACGCCCGGCGGCGTGGATGATCCCCGAGGGCGCACTTCTAACCCTCTGCCCTACCAAGCTGAGGCTTCGTCCTTTTCCGGCCTTTGTTGCAAATAAGCGACGGAGCTGCGAGTAG